The region GCATCCGTTACCGGGATCGGCACCGTCACTGCATCGTACGACGGGGTCGCCGGCAACGAACTCGAGTTACACGTCGACGGCGAGTACGTTGGGCCAGATGGTGAGTCCATCAGCGACGCGAGCGCGTCACAGTTGATCCCCGGCCGAACTGGAACACTCGACGTAGATATCGAATCGTCGAACATCAACCGCCCCGGTAGCGAACCGGTCGATGCGACACTCGAGTTCGACGACGGCGAGACGTGCGAACGTGAACTCGGGTTCGATACGACGAAAACGTGTACGAATTCGATCCCACGAACAGCAGCGTTCGACGATGATGAACCGTTCGTCGACTACAATACAGAGACTGATCACTATCATGTCACACTCGTCAGCGTCTAGAGGCCAGACCGAACCAATCGCCGCACTCTTCGCCGTGATGGCACTCATCGCCGGCGTCGGATTGTACACCGTCTACGTGAGCGATGTCCTCCCGGGAACGAGTGATCGCACCGTCACAGATACCGCCATCGACAACGTTTGGGACGACCTCGAGGACGCCGAGCGTGGCACCTTCCCGGCCTACGAGTACGAATCCGAGATGGACCAAGAGATGCTCGAAGCAATCCAATCCAACTCGTTGCCAAACGGCGAGAACGTATACATAGAGGTCAGGGCCTACGATGACGGTGAATCGACCGTCTTCGCTGCTGCACACTTCGATTCTGACGGCGACGACCTGCGTGACAGACAACTTCAGTCTACCCACAGTGACTTCGGCCCGCCTCGAGCGGCCGGTGAACCGGATGAGACGGACATTTCCACGCGGCCAATCTCTATCGAGGTCACGGAAGCCGACGTCCGAGGTGGGACCGTACACGTGGAGGCCTGGTAATCGTGACCGACTTTCCGTCTGAACGTGGCGTCAGTACGGTCATCGACGTTGCACTCGCACTCCTCCTCATCTCTGCGAGCGTGATGATCGTCGGCTACTATCTCGCAACGACAGCAGACGAATCCCCAGTAGATAGCCACGGACACGAAACGACAGGTGCAGGGCAAACTCACGGCGGCGAAAGTCTCTCTGCGACGCACATGACGGATGTGCTGAGCGAATCCACGATTTCCGTCACGTACAGTATCGAAGACATACGCGACGAAGACGAATTTTCTGAGCCAGTGATTACGAACGACAATACTTACTCGCGAACCGATCACGGTTCACCCCTCGGGTTGCTCGCTGATGCAGCCGTGATGAATTACCAGATCGACGGGGAATCCGTGTTAGCCTACAGTGATGCATACGAGGAGACCGTCGACTGGTCGATTCGTGAGAATCTCGTTGGAACGGAACAGGACTTCTACATCGTCGCCGAGTGGGAACCGTACGACAATGCGACAATCAACGGCACAGCGACAGCTGGCACCCAACCGCCTGCAAATGCTGACGTGTCGAGTACCTCGACGACAGTTTCGAGTGGCTTCTCTCCAATCGACGACGCACACTTCGAAGATTATCAAATCGATGACAACGAATCGTCTGCCGTCACAGCAACAGTCATCGGTGAAGAAATCGTCGATGGTTTCTTCCCTCCAGAATCGTCCCAGTACGCCCTCGAGGACCAAGGCATCAACCGCGAACAAACGGTCTATCAGTATCAATCGATGGCCGGAGCCGTCGGTGAGTTCTCGTTTCGCAGCCCGGACACCCACCCACCATTGACGCGCACCGAAGCAAACGCACAAGCGGCTAATCGAAATCTCCTCGTCGGGCAGGAAGGCGGGTACGATGCTACCGACGCCGACGCCTTTGGGGCGTGGCTCGCGTCAGACCTCGAGGACGCGTTCGAATCCGAGTTCGAGGAACTCGACGACAACGACGACGAAACCGACCGCGACGAAAAGCAACTCGAGGCAATTCTCGATGAAACATCGACCGATACGGTCACGATTACGATTCAGACCTGGAACGAATGAGACGCACTCGCTCCCAGACGATTTCGATTGCATCAGACGACAGAGCACGGATTCCGTTCGCGATTATCGGCGTCTTACTCCTCGTGAGTTCGATCATGATCGTCGCGATACTCGAGACCAGAGACGAACCGGAAATCGACACCAGCACGGAGAGGGCAATCGACCGTGGCGAGGCGTATGCGACTAGCGAAATCCGTCACGCAACCATACGCGCGAGTGACGACGTCGTTCAATCTCCACTCACGACCGTTGATTCGGATCTAGAGGATGTGATAGACGAAGAGAATGCGTTCGAAGACCAGACGAAACTCACCATTCTCGCCGAAGCCACCGCGTCCCTCGAGGGCAGACACCAAGACGTCGGGCAGGGACAGACGGTCTCGATATCGCTCCCAGCAGTCGACGACTGGACCGATGAAACCGACCTCGAGGGTGCACTCGAAGCCGTCGACATCGAGGCGGAGGACGGCATCATGGATGTAACGATCAACGATGTCGAGATCACTGTTCGAGACGAGGATGGCAATGTAGCGGCGGAACATTCCCGCGATATTACCGTGTCGGTCGGGACCACCATGATGGAACTTCACGAACACGTCGAGGACTACGAGGAGCACCTCAACAAGGGGATGATCGAGAGCATCGACGACCGAGAAGGCTATGGTTACGATTTGGCGAAGCGAATGTGGCCACTCACCTGGGGGAAAGCCTATTACGATCGGTTATTGGGTGATCCAGCGGACCGAGCGTTCGAAAACGTCACACCGAACGACCACACGGAAGTGATGGCCAACGATGCTCGGTTTACAGCCCAACAGGAGGCATTTGGTACGCAAGATGACTACGCCAATCGTGTCATGGCCGGCCCGCAACTGTGTATGGCTTACGACCTCTCTGAGGATGCACTCGATTTAGACTACAATTTCGACAATATCGCGGCCCAACTGCATCCTGACGAGGACGTCGACACCGTCGATGCGCTGTGTGAGGAAGGGATCGTTTCACCGGATGGCGAACTTCCTGACATGCCGACCATCGAGGAGCTCATTGTCGGCATGCTCGAGGGAGTTGACATGGAAGGGGAGATTCAGGGACACGTCTTTGCAGATATGGCTATGCACGAGATGGAGGCCGATCTTAATGAGGGTGACCTCGAGAGCGAGATGCGAGAGCCGCTCAACGATACGTCTACGTTTACTGAAGCATATCTCGAGGACTACTATGGTAATAGTGAAAGGTCTGAAAACATTGATGAAGATGACCATGACGACGAATCTATTGCCAATATTGGAAACATTCAAAACGATTTGGAAAGCATTCGGGAGACTAGTATTGAAGAAGTAGATAATACGGAAAACGTCGTTGAAAGCATCTATTCTATTGACACAGGTATCGGGGAAGGGTATAATAGTCCAAGTAGAGATGGCCCCGCTTATCCTCCAACACCTACACTTAATCCAGATGAGTATGACATCGACAACTTATCTGAGATGGACCCGACGTACACGTCTTCTGTTGAGGATGTGGGCGCCAATATCAACGAGGTTGGTTCGGATAATGGTGACTCGAGTTTAGAACGGTCACTAGTCGATGTAGATATTAACGTCGAAATGAGATATGGTACGACTGGCCGGTGGAACGACACCAACACGAATTCTTCGCCAGATGTTACAAGGTCAGATTTTACGACAACGAACTACACGACATCTTTCGAATTAGATGGCGAGATTGCACCAGACATAGAAATTACCCCACACAGCGTCGAACACGTTCTCGATAGTGGTGGGACACCAGATCCATACGTCGGTGGATCACCGACAAATTGGGAGGGTGCATCTGAAGCCGTAACTGAAGAGTACTTCGGACAACGTATCGATAGTGATGCAGAGTTAGAAGAATGGGTTGAATCGAGATCGGATACCATCGAATCCGTCGACGATTTTGAGGATGCGATCAATTTCGAGAGAGGGTTCGACGAAGAAGTTCAACTGTCGCCCCGAAGCGCTGACGAACTTCAGACAGAAATTGTACACGACGATCTCATGGACGTTCACCTCGAGGTAGTCCAAGAAATTGAACCGGTCAAGGCAGACATTATGGAGATGCTCACCGCCGAAGAGAGTCCGATGCGCGAGATTGAGGAGAACATCGAAGAGGTAGAACGACAGTACGTAACCGAGACTGACGACTTCGAGAACGCACCAGATGTCGCTACGATGGAGGCTCGTCAGGTGTACTTTAATAGCATGTACGACTACGTCGATGAATTGGCGACCCATCAC is a window of Natronorubrum sediminis DNA encoding:
- a CDS encoding DUF7285 family protein; its protein translation is MSHSSASRGQTEPIAALFAVMALIAGVGLYTVYVSDVLPGTSDRTVTDTAIDNVWDDLEDAERGTFPAYEYESEMDQEMLEAIQSNSLPNGENVYIEVRAYDDGESTVFAAAHFDSDGDDLRDRQLQSTHSDFGPPRAAGEPDETDISTRPISIEVTEADVRGGTVHVEAW
- a CDS encoding DUF7284 family protein, whose translation is MTDFPSERGVSTVIDVALALLLISASVMIVGYYLATTADESPVDSHGHETTGAGQTHGGESLSATHMTDVLSESTISVTYSIEDIRDEDEFSEPVITNDNTYSRTDHGSPLGLLADAAVMNYQIDGESVLAYSDAYEETVDWSIRENLVGTEQDFYIVAEWEPYDNATINGTATAGTQPPANADVSSTSTTVSSGFSPIDDAHFEDYQIDDNESSAVTATVIGEEIVDGFFPPESSQYALEDQGINREQTVYQYQSMAGAVGEFSFRSPDTHPPLTRTEANAQAANRNLLVGQEGGYDATDADAFGAWLASDLEDAFESEFEELDDNDDETDRDEKQLEAILDETSTDTVTITIQTWNE
- a CDS encoding DUF7286 family protein, coding for MRRTRSQTISIASDDRARIPFAIIGVLLLVSSIMIVAILETRDEPEIDTSTERAIDRGEAYATSEIRHATIRASDDVVQSPLTTVDSDLEDVIDEENAFEDQTKLTILAEATASLEGRHQDVGQGQTVSISLPAVDDWTDETDLEGALEAVDIEAEDGIMDVTINDVEITVRDEDGNVAAEHSRDITVSVGTTMMELHEHVEDYEEHLNKGMIESIDDREGYGYDLAKRMWPLTWGKAYYDRLLGDPADRAFENVTPNDHTEVMANDARFTAQQEAFGTQDDYANRVMAGPQLCMAYDLSEDALDLDYNFDNIAAQLHPDEDVDTVDALCEEGIVSPDGELPDMPTIEELIVGMLEGVDMEGEIQGHVFADMAMHEMEADLNEGDLESEMREPLNDTSTFTEAYLEDYYGNSERSENIDEDDHDDESIANIGNIQNDLESIRETSIEEVDNTENVVESIYSIDTGIGEGYNSPSRDGPAYPPTPTLNPDEYDIDNLSEMDPTYTSSVEDVGANINEVGSDNGDSSLERSLVDVDINVEMRYGTTGRWNDTNTNSSPDVTRSDFTTTNYTTSFELDGEIAPDIEITPHSVEHVLDSGGTPDPYVGGSPTNWEGASEAVTEEYFGQRIDSDAELEEWVESRSDTIESVDDFEDAINFERGFDEEVQLSPRSADELQTEIVHDDLMDVHLEVVQEIEPVKADIMEMLTAEESPMREIEENIEEVERQYVTETDDFENAPDVATMEARQVYFNSMYDYVDELATHHEQISTGGGNLIDDLLGGMLDSANDLIGGPMDLLDEMLGSGEELLQDEGGSEVDTPDVLNDVHIDVDGSPTYHSSQTTVNQTEVPAVREEGDGPLDIDENAEFAPMGAAYENQVGFPGFPLIPWPPLFYLQVDAWEVELEGEYTRFEVQATSGDPSSTGTTTYVREDKDVSLETPSGSELELGSSDAISYENSQTIMAVVPAPQFMPQGAPGVGDNEYGEAPGEACSEFWNDVGADAKTNSGENCF